One segment of Etheostoma cragini isolate CJK2018 chromosome 23, CSU_Ecrag_1.0, whole genome shotgun sequence DNA contains the following:
- the meig1 gene encoding meiosis expressed gene 1 protein homolog, whose translation MSCYDNNSKPKSMSRAKGWTAEVENLFRFQEAGYRDEMEYIQVKQGVLIDKWPETGFVKKLQRRDNTFFYYSRKRECEERDLYKVRVYAY comes from the exons ATGTCCTGTTATGACAACAACTCTAAGCCAAAGTCCATGAGCAGAGCCAAAGGATGGACAGCAGAGGTGGAAAATCTATTCAGATTCCAGGAGGCCGGCTACAGAGACGAAATGGAGTACATACAAGTCAAACAAGGGGTCTTG ATTGACAAATGGCCAGAGACCGGCTTTGTGAAGAAGCTCCAACGTCGAGACAACACATTCTTTTACTACAGCAGGAAAAGGGAATGTGAAGAACGTGATCTCTACAAAGTCAGAGTTTATGCATATTAA
- the tmem243b gene encoding transmembrane protein 243b: MDDFNTRTYGTSGMDNRPLFGETSARDRIINLAVGGFTSLVVLVTVISSFVFPSLPPRPLNVFFAVCILLACGSALVLIFWYRQGDLEPKFRNLIYYMLVSILLLCLCANLYFHDVR, translated from the exons ATGGATGACTTCAACACCAGGACGTATGGCACCAGCGGCATGGACAACAGACCTCTGTTTGGGGAGACCTCAGCACGG GATCGAATCATCAACCTGGCAGTGGGGGGATTCACGTCTCTGGTTGTTTTA GTGACTGTTATCAGTTCTTTCGTGTTCCCCTCATTGCCTCCACGACCGCTCAATGTCTTCTTTGCCGTGTGCATACTGTTGGCATGTGGATCCGCTTTAGTGCTG ATATTCTGGTACCGGCAGGGCGATCTGGAGCCTAAATTCAGGAATCTGATCTACTACATGCTGGTGTCCATCTTGCTGCTGTGTCTATGTGCCAACCTCTACTTCCACGATGTCAGgtaa